A region from the Medicago truncatula cultivar Jemalong A17 chromosome 6, MtrunA17r5.0-ANR, whole genome shotgun sequence genome encodes:
- the LOC11439700 gene encoding LOW QUALITY PROTEIN: heavy metal-associated isoprenylated plant protein 39 (The sequence of the model RefSeq protein was modified relative to this genomic sequence to represent the inferred CDS: deleted 1 base in 1 codon): MNKLVLKVDLYDDRIKQKAMKAVSGLSGLDAVSIDMKDKKMTLIGDMDPVSVVSKLRKLCHAEIIMIGPAKEEKEEEKEEEEKKEEENKEEELDDLVTAYKQSYPYQYYRSVEESPSGCVIC, from the exons ATGAAT AAACTAGTGTTAAAGGTAGATCTCTATGATGATAGAATCAAGCAAAAAGCCATGAAGGCGGTATCTGGTCTCTCAG gGCTTGATGCTGTTTCAATCGACATGAAGGATAAGAAAATGACATTAATTGGAGACATGGATCCTGTTAGTGTTGTGTCGAAGTTAAGGAAATTGTGTCATGCTGAAATAATTATGATTGGACCAgcaaaagaagagaaagaagaagaaaaggaagaagaagaaaagaaagaagaagaaaacaaagaagaagaattggATGATCTTGTGACGGCTTAC AAACAATCATATCCTTATCAGTATTATAGATCTGTGGAAGAGTCTCCAAGTGGGTGTGTTATTTGTTAA
- the LOC11438766 gene encoding heavy metal-associated isoprenylated plant protein 39: protein MNKLVLKVDLYDDRIKQKAMKMVSGLSGVEGVSMNMKDKKITLIGDMDPVRVVSKLRKLCHAEIIMIGPAKEEKEEEKKEEPKKKVTKEELDDLVKAYETYYNEMKQPYPYQYYRSVEESPSGCVIC from the exons ATGAAT AAACTAGTGTTAAAGGTAGATCTCTATGATGATAGAATCAAGCAAAAAGCCATGAAGATGGTATCTGGTCTCTCAG ggGTTGAGGGTGTTTCAATGAACATGAAGGATAAGAAAATCACATTAATTGGAGACATGGATCCTGTTAGAGTTGTGTCGAAGTTAAGGAAATTGTGTCATGCTGAAATAATTATGATTGGACCAgcaaaagaagagaaagaagaagaaaagaaggaaGAGCCAAAGAAAAAGGTCACAAAAGAGGAATTGGATGATCTTGTGAAGGCTTATGAAACATATTATAATGAAATGAAACAACCATATCCTTATCAATATTATAGATCTGTGGAAGAGTCTCCAAGTGGATGTGTTATTTGTTAA